The Castanea sativa cultivar Marrone di Chiusa Pesio chromosome 11, ASM4071231v1 genome contains a region encoding:
- the LOC142615642 gene encoding uncharacterized protein LOC142615642, protein MATPSQAQAVKSLNKSPGRRRFVFKNFSQRVEEIEIDVFRSLNKVKAEPSEGSSFFRDCLTEWRELNTAEDFISFYEEMLPLVQTLPLIILQKELIFSKLIPRLQMTARLSLEPILRLLAALSRDLLVDFIPFMPRIADSLVSLLETGADREPEIIEQIFTSWSYIMMYLQKYLIRDLVYVLKVTLKLRYYPKEYVQEFMAEAISFLFRNAPAEQLQEGIKKIMTEVIKKPLPARKCGISALLFYVMRGASSRLHSRAERVLRLLMDDSIFGSDAVVEVIITAFQRICENIEPKELDLMWKCLYEKITECVTNGCILHLSRLLSLLISIVQIHNGQIVYDYQSLLEHVGLLVQRFVVPSDLVKAEDHQEEVVDKVLEMIVCILNGLHSSNDMSTISSCSLQWAPVFKLRNSSLLTFIRELLQKDPCIVDIFRVNILSALNDMVETSEEVIYLLLSFCEIMEVKAQGSDFLVGTFGKGFPKIQSCLQEAVSDWIREIKEIVRVDPSSTHIHETKLALLWGIIRCYPQLIDIQKKSSCLMDLIDALNQLLMMEAGCIAGIPKQTWQCLIGAALSSYNKSHLGKESYSEETSKFLHLAKRYRSSLPVLFAVADYLDFVYGPTSEAVNSNRMYHQELTGEKVVDAVSIFSDNLRHSNKEIRISTLRILCHYQPLGCVDSTNDQPPAKKMRTEVSQNSLVESQGINVIQLLLSIEETPLSISTSRKVILLISKIQMGLSAGRLPDAYAPLVLNGIIGILNNRFSYLWNPAIECLAVLMSQHFGLVGDRFVSYLEQYQSIFHTSNEVYEGNSKAYESSDLVKRFDSFVYPGSESTPCATVLSLLLQSLQKIPIVIESRSREFVPLFLKFLGYDCNVLASVGIFNSHACKGKEWKGVLKEWLNLLKGMRNPRSFYQSQFLKEVLQNRLLDENDAEIQMKVLDCLLIWKDDFLLPYDQHLKKLISSKYLREELTTWSLSKESNLIEDQHRAYLVPIVIRLLMPKVRNLKTLASRKNASINHRKAVLGFIAQLDVEELPLFFALLIKPLHIISQEADSTACWLWTSPENFMDQFQAFNFLKYFTVDNILALSWKKRYGFLHVIEDVLGVFDELHLRPFLDLLMGCIVRLLGSCASNIDVAKCNGFSSLEDHSSADLTLLEKDGAPTNHVLTSSAMKQFKDLRSLCLKVISFVLNKYEDHEFGCEFWDLFFASVKNLVDGFKQEGSSSEKPSSLFSCFVAMSRSHRLVSLLSRETNLVPDIFSILSVKSASEAIVSCVLKFVENLLNLDSELDDKDDTAKRVLLPNLEALICSLHCLFLSDSATKRKLIKCPGERDIRIFKLLSKYIKDPLLASKFVDILLPFLAKRAQNSDLCSEAVQVFRDIIPVLGSDSTKTILNAISPLLTSVELDMRLSICDLLDSLAEVDPSILLVAKLVRDLNATSAAEMGGLDYDTIVNAYEKICVDFFYTIHEDHVLLILSHCVYDMSSEDLILRHSAFRSMCSFIEFSALVISQEGKSHQEVIANMITSDGGCWTRASIQRITNKFLLKHVGNTLSRETNIKKEWIDLLREMVLKLPEVGNLNSLGMLCSNDAEVDFFNNIIHLQRHRRARALLRFKNVISTSSMSEGIINGVFVPLFFNILFDVQDGKGEHVRGACIEALAAISGHAEWKSYYALLVRCLREITLKPDKQKLLLRLTCSILDQFHFLEISKSQEGNDSFVNDSDSVTIGSGSSAIVHKCSTLNIATEIQTCLHKTVLPKIQKLLNSEPDKVSININLAALKLLKLLPGDVMDSLLSSIIHRIANFLKNRLESIRDEARSALAACLKELGLEYLQFVLRVLRATLKRGFEMHVLGYTLNFILSKSLLIPVIGKLDYCLGDLLSIVENDIMGDVAEEKEVGKIASKMKETKTRMSFKTLELIAQSITFKTHALKLLSPVTTHLQKQMTPKVKTELERMLNHIAVGIERNPSVDQTDLFIFVYGLIEDGIKDGNGQGEQSLVAEARKHPRKDVSGKRITSGRVVNVSSHLIIVFALRILHKRIRSLKRDKIDEHVLSMLDPFVTLLGNCLGSRYEDILSASLSCLTPLVRLPLQSLESQADKIKVAVLDIAQGLVSSSSPLMQSCLRLLAVLLRSSKITLSSAQLHLLIQFPLFVDLERNPSSLALSLLKAIVNRKLVVPEIYDLVTQVGELMVTSQVDSIRKKSSQILLQFLLGYQLSVKRLQQHLAFLLSNLRYEHSTGRESVLEMIHAIIVKFPKKNVDEQSLTLFTHLVICLSNDHDNKVRSMTGAAIKKLIGCVSPHSLHSILDYTLSWYSYSEETQKLRSAAAQVLGLSVEVMKKGFQRYVNKVLPVTRKILQSAVNVVTNRQLNFSEETAVTSWRETYYSLVMLEKMLHQFHDLFFESDLEDIWEAICELLLHPHMWLRHISSRLISLYFANVIDASRENQEKSLGTYFLMKPSRLFIIAVSLCCQLKTPFNDDAASNLITQNFVFTICGVHSLMGQMEYLDSPNFWSSLDEHEQGRFLKAFQLLDSRKGRNVYFSLTSGDQKDHDHSKDIRYLIISYLLKRMGKIALQMDAIQMKIVFNSFEKISSQISLDDCLHYAYEILLPLYKVCEGFAGKVIPDDIKQLAQEVCETLRKVLGIQSFVQIYSEIRKNLKAKRDKRKQEEKIMAVVNPMRNAKRKLRIAAKHRANKKRKIMTMKMGRWMNNKKRRTM, encoded by the exons GTTCAGATGCGGTTGTTGAAGTTATAATTACTGCCTTTCAAAGAATATGTGAGAACATAGAGCCAAAGGAGTTGGATTTGATGTGGAAATGCTTATATGAGAAAATTACTGAGTGTGTGACTAATGGATGCATTTTGCATTTAAGTCGTCTTTTGTCGCTGCTTATTTCCATTGTTCAGATCCACAATGGACAAATAGTTTATG ATTACCAATCATTACTTGAACATGTGGGATTGCTTGTGCAAAGGTTTGTCGTGCCTTCTGACTTGGTGAAGGCAGAGGATCATCAAGAAGAAGTTGTTGATAAGGTTCTAGAAATGATTGTATGCATTCTCAATGGGCTCCATAGTTCTAATGATATGTCAACTATCTCAAGTTGTTCATTGCAATGGGCTCCTGTATTTAAGTTAAGGAACTCAAG TTTGTTGACTTTTATTAGAGAACTACTACAGAAGGACCCTTGCATAGTAGATATCTTCAGAGTTAACATCTTAAG TGCTTTAAATGATATGGTAGAGACTTCAGAAGAAGTTATTTATCTATTACTGTCCTTCTGTGAAATAATGGAAGTGAAGGCGCAAGGGTCCGACTTTTTAGTCGGCACATTTGGAAAAGGATTTCCAAAGATTCAGAGTTGTTTGCAGGAGGCTGTTTCTGATTGGATAAgggaaataaaagaaattgtgCGAGTAGATCCATCATCAACTCATATTCATGAGACTAAGTTGGCTCTGCTGTGGGGAATCATTAGATGCTATCCTCAATTGATTGATATCCAAAAGAAATCATCCTGTTTAATGGATTTGATAGATGCACTCAATCAGCTACTGATGATGGAAGCTG GCTGCATAGCTGGTATTCCTAAACAAACTTGGCAATGCCTAATTGGGGCTGCTTTGAGTTCTTACAACAAGTCACATCTTGGTAAAGAATCTTACTCTGAAGAAACGAGCAAATTTTTGCATCTTGCGAAAAGATACAGATCTTCTTTACCAGTATTGTTTGCTGTTGCTGATTATTTAGATTTTGTGTATGG GCCTACATCGGAAGCTGTCAACAGCAATAGAATGTATCATCAAGAACTTACTGGCGAGAAGGTTGTGGATGCAGTAAGCATATTTTCTGATAATTTGCGCCACTCAAACAAGGAGATTCGCATCTCAACTCTTAGAATATTGTGTCACTATCAACCTCTGGGCTGTGTGGATTCTACAAATGATCAACCGCCTGCAAAGAAAATGAGAACTGAAGTCTCTCAAAATTCCCTTGTGGAAAGTCAGGGTATTAAT GTTATTCAGTTGCTTTTGTCTATTGAGGAAACTCCTCTTTCAATTTCTACCAGCAGGAAAGTTATCCTATTGATTTCTAAAATACAAATGGGCCTCTCAGCTGGCAGATTACCTGATGCCTATGCGCCCCTTGTTTTGAATGGGATAATTGGCATATTGAATAACCGATTCAGCTATCTTTGGAATCCAGCAATAGAGTGCCTTGCAGTCTTGATGAGCCAACATTTTGGACTTGTAGGGGATAGATTTGTTTCTTATCTTGAGCAATACCAATCCATATTTCATACATCTAATGAAGTATATGAAGGGAATTCTAAAGCTTACGAGTCAAGTG atctTGTCAAGCGTTTTGATTCGTTTGTATATCCGGGCTCTGAGAGCACTCCTTGTGCAACAGTATTATCCTTGTTGCTCCAATCATTACAAAAGATTCCAATTGTTATTGAATCTCGGTCACGAGAGTTTGTACCTTTGTTCTTAAAGtttcttggctatgattgcAATGTTCTTGCAAG CGTGGGAATCTTCAATTCACATGCTTGTAAAGGCAAAGAGTGGAAAGGTGTCCTTAAAGAATGGTTGAACTTGCTGAAAGGAATGCGAAACCCTAGGTCTTTTTATCAGAGTCAATTTCTTAAAGAGGTTCTGCAAAATAG GCTTTTGGATGAAAATGATGCTGAAATACAGATGAAGGTTCTTGATTGCCTCTTGATTTGGAAGGATGATTTTTTGCTCCCATATGATCAGCATCTGAAAAAGTTGATAAGCTCCAAATATTTGCGAGAAGAACTAACAACATGGAGTTTATCCAAAGAATCTAATCTAATTGAAGACCAACACAGAGCTTATCTGGTTCCTATAGTTATTCGTCTTCTAATGCCGAAAGTCAGAAATTTGAAGACACTTGCCTCTAGAAAG AATGCAAGCATTAATCACCGAAAGGCAGTCCTGGGTTTCATTGCTCAACTTGATGTTGAGGAGCTTCCTCTTTTCTTCGCATTGTTAATAAAGCCACTGCACATTATTTCACAAGAAGCTGATAGTACTGCTTGTTGGCTTTGGACTTCACCTGAAAATTTTATGGATCAATTCCAggcttttaatttcttaaagtATTTCACCGTGGATAATATATTAGCTCTGTCTTGGAAGAAAAGATATGGTTTTCTGCATGTGATTGAAGATGTTCTAGGAGTTTTTGATGAATTGCATCTTAGACCTTTTCTTGATCTATTAATGGGGTGTATAGTTCGGCTATTGGGAAGCTGTGCATCAAATATTGACGTTGCAAAGTGCAATGGATTTTCCTCACTTGAAGATCATTCTAGTGCTGACCTAACTTTACTTGAGAAAGATGGTGCTCCAACAAATCACGTCCTG ACTAGCAGTGCTATGAAGCAGTTCAAAGATTTAAGGTCTCTATGCCTGAAAGTAATTTCTTTTGTCCTCAATAAGTATGAAGATCACGAATTCGGTTGTGAGTTCTGGGACCTGTTCTTTGCATCTGTGAAAAATTTAGTTGACGGTTTTAAACAGGAGGGTTCCAGTAGTGAGAAGccaagttcattattctcttgcTTTGTTGCTATGAGTAGAAGCCACAGGCTTGTATCACTGCTAAGTAGAGAAACAAATCTTGTTCCGGATATATTTTCAATACTTAGTGTCAAGTCAGCTTCTGAAGCTATTGTATCATGTGTTCTTAAGTTCGTTGAGAACTTGTTGAATCTTGATAGTGAGTTGGATGATAAAGATGATACTGCAAAAAGAGTTCTACTTCCAAACCTTGAGGCACTTATCTGCAGCTTGCATTGCCTTTTCCTAAGTGATAGTGCCACCAAGAG GAAATTGATCAAATGTCCTGGGGAGAGAGACAtaagaattttcaaattattatcAAAGTATATAAAGGATCCATTGCTAGCAAGCAAATTTGTAGATATCTTGCTCccatttttagcaaaaagaGCTCAAAATTCTG ATCTTTGTTCTGAAGCTGTGCAAGTCTTTCGAGATATCATACCAGTGTTAGGGAGCGACAGTACTAAAACAATTTTGAATGCAATTTCTCCACTACTTACTTCTGTTGAACTGGATATGCGTTTGTCTATTTGTGATCTTCTTGATTCTCTTGCTGAAGTGGATCCTTCTATCCTGTTAGTG GCAAAACTTGTTCGTGACTTGAATGCAACCTCTGCTGCAGAAATGGGTGGACTTGATTATGACACTATAGTCAATGCTTATGAAAAGATTTGTGTCGATTTCTTCTATACTATTCACGAGGATCATGTGTTGCTCATTTTATCACATTGTGTGTATGATATGTCATCTGAAGACTTGATCTTAAGGCATAGTGCTTTTAGGTCAATGTGTTCGTTTATTGAATTTTCTGCACTAGTTATCAGCCAAGAAGGAAAAAGTCACCAAGAAGTAATTGCTAACATGATTACTTCTGATGGTGGTTGTTGGACGAGAGCATCTATTCAGCGTATTACAAACAAATTTCTTTTGAAGCATGTGGGGAATACATTGAGTAGAGAAACTAATATAAAAAAG GAATGGATAGATTTACTACGAGAAATGGTGTTGAAACTTCCAGAAGTAGGAAATCTTAATTCATTGGGGATGCTGTGCAGTAATGATGCTGAAGTagattttttcaataatattattcattTGCAG AGGCATAGGAGAGCAAGGGCATTATTACGTTTTAAGAATGTTATCAGTACTAGCAGTATGTCGGAG GGAATCATAAATGGGGTTTTTGTGCCgctcttttttaatattttgtttgatGTACAAGACGGAAAAGGAGAACATGTTAGAGGTGCATGCATAGAGGCCCTTGCAGCTATTTCTGGTCATGCAGAATGGAAGTCATACTATGCATTATTAGTTAGATGCCTTCGAGAGATTACTCTGAAACCGGACAAGCAAAAGCTCTTATTGAGACTAACTTGCTCTATTCTGGACCAAtttcattttctagaaatttcGAAGAGCCAAGAAGGCAACGACTCTTTCGTGAATGATTCTGATTCCGTGACCATTGGTAGTGGTTCTTCAGCCATTGTGCACAAGTGTAGTACTTTGAATATTGCAACTGAGATACAGACGTGCCTGCATAAAACTGTTCTCCCTAAGATACAGAAGCTACTGAATTCTGAGCCTGATAAGGTCAGCATTAACATCAATCTTGCTGCACTGAAGCTACTAAAGTTGCTTCCTGGGGATGTGATGGACTCACTCCTTTCAAGTATCATTCATCGCATTGCAAACTTCTTAAAGAATCGTTTGGAAAGTATACGTGATGAAGCTAGATCAGCTTTGGCTGCTTGTTTGAAGGAGCTTGGGCTGGAATACCTGCAGTTTGTGCTCAGGGTTTTGCGAGCGACCTTGAAACGAGGATTTGAAATGCATGTATTGGGATACACTCTCAATTTCATCTTGTCCAAGTCTCTTTTAATACCTGTCATTGGGAAGTTGGATTACTGTTTGGGAGATCTCCTTTCCATAGTAGAAAATGACATAATGGGAGATGTTGCCGAAGAAAAAGAAGTGGGAAAGATTGCTtcaaaaatgaaagaaacaaagacaCGAATGTCTTTTAAAACACTGGAATTGATAGCCCAGAGTATAACATTCAAAACCCATGCCTTGAAGCTTCTTTCACCTGTTACAACTCATTTGCAGAAGCAGATGACACCAAAAGTCAAAACAGAATTGGAAAGGATGTTGAATCACATAGCTGTTGGTATTGAACGTAATCCATCTGTAGATCAGACTGACCTATTCATCTTTGTGTATGGCCTCATTGAAGATGGGATTAAAGATGGAAATGGTCAAGGTGAACAATCATTGGTTGCGGAGGCAAGAAAACATCCTAGAAAAGATGTGAGTGGAAAAAGAATAACTTCTGGACGAGTTGTGAATGTATCTTCACAtcttattattgtgtttgctcTCAGGATATTGCATAAACGAATAAGAAGTTTGAAACGGGACAAAATTGATGAACATGTGTTATCAATGTTGGATCCTTTTGTCACACTCCTAGGCAACTGCTTAGGTTCCAGGTATGAAGATATTTTATCTGCATCCCTTAGTTGCCTTACTCCATTGGTAAGACTGCCTTTACAATCCCTTGAGTCTCAAGCTGATAAAATAAAGGTGGCAGTCTTGGATATTGCACAAGGTTTGGTATCTTCTAGCAGTCCTCTAATGCAGTCATGTCTAAGATTGCTAGCTGTGCTTCTGCGGAGTAGCAAAATTACCCTTTCGTCAGCTCAGTTACATCTGTTAATTCAGTTTCCCCTGTTTGTTGATCTCGAAAGAAATCCTTCTAGCCTTGCCCTTTCTTTGCTCAAGGCAATTGTTAATCGCAAGCTAGTTGTTCCCGAGATATATGATCTTGTAACTCAAGTTGGGGAATTGATGGTGACAAGTCAAGTGGATTCAATTCGAAAGAAATCTAGTcaaattttgttgcaatttttACTTGGTTATCAGCTTTCTGTAAAACGCTTGCAACAACATCTAGCTTTTCTGCTTTCAAATCTAAG ATATGAGCATTCAACTGGGAGAGAATCTGTGCTTGAAATGATTCATGCAATCATAGTcaaatttcccaaaaaaaatgttgatgagCAATCACTGACATTATTTACGCATCTGGTGATTTGCTTATCCAACGATCATGATAATAAAGTTCGGTCCATGACTGGTGCTGCTATAAAGAAACTCATTGGGTGTGTAAGCCCACATTCACTTCATTCCATTCTAGACTACACATTATCTTGGTATTCATATTCAGAAGAGACACAGAAACTGCGGAGTGCTGCTGCCCAG GTCTTGGGATTATCAGTTGAGGTTATGAAGAAAGGATTTCAAAGATATGTCAATAAAGTATTGCCTGTGACTAGAAAAATTTTGCAATCTGCTGTCAATGTTGTCACTAATAGGCAACTAAATTTTTCTGAAGAAACTGCTGTTACTTCCTGGAGAGAGACATATTACTCACTTGTTATGTTGGAAAAGATGCTGCATCAGTTccatgatttgttctttgaaagTGATCTTGAG GATATCTGGGAAGCAATCTGTGAGCTGCTTTTGCACCCACACATGTGGTTACGCCACATATCAAGTCGCCTTATATCCTTGTACTTTGCCAATGTAATAGATGCTAGCagagaaaatcaagaaaaatcacTGGGGACTTATTTTCTTATGAAACCAAGTAGACTTTTTATTATAGCTGTTTCCCTCTGCTGCCAATTGAAGACACCATTCAATGATGATGCTGCCAGCAACCTCATAACACAAAACTTTGTGTTCACAATATGTGGTGTGCATTCTTTAATGGGACAAATGGAGTACTTAGATTCTCCAAATTTCTGGTCTAGCCTTGATGAGCATGAGCAAGGCCGATTTCTTAAAGCTTTCCAATTGCTTGATTCAAGAAAAGGGAGAAACGTATATTTTTCTCTTACATCTGGTGATCAAAAGGATCATGACCACTCCAAAGATATTCGATATTTGATCATTTCTTATCTACTTAAAAGAATGGGAAAGATTGCCCTTCAGATGGACGCTATTCAG ATGAAAATTGTATTcaatagttttgaaaaaatcTCATCACAAATCAGTCTGGATGATTGCCTGCATTATGCATATGAAATCCTTCTACCCCTATATAAAGTTTGTGAAGGGTTTGCTGGGAAAGTGATCCCTG ATGATATTAAGCAGTTGGCGCAGGAAGTTTGTGAAACTCTAAGGAAAGTTCTAGGCATCCAGAGCTTTGTACAAATTTACAGTGAGATCAGGAAGAATCTCAAGGCGAAAAGGGATAAGAGGAAACAAGAAGAAAAGATCATGGCTGTTGTCAATCCAATGCGCAATGCCAAGAGGAAGTTGAGAATTGCTGCTAAGCATCGTGCtaacaagaaaaggaagatAATGACAATGAAAATGGGGAGATGGATGAACAACAAGAAACGAAGGACGATGTAA